Part of the Sinorhizobium sp. BG8 genome, CCAAAGTGTTCCTGCAATGCTCGCGAGCCTCGTCACCAGCGACAAGGCGGACATACTGGCTACGGCCTACGCGCGAACGGAACCTGACTATGCCCGCGAATCGCCCTTCGATTCGATCCTCAAGCCGAACACGGACGAAGGCCGCTTTGTGCCGCAGATTTCCCCTGAGGATCACGCTTGGGCAGCGACCGCATTGCCGGCCGGCGTGTTTACCGCAGCGGAACAGAAATGCCTGACCGCTGGAATCTATTTCGAAGCCCGTGGGGAATCACTCAAGGGCCAGGCCGCCGTCGCCCAGGTCATTCTCAACCGGGTGAGAAATCCGACCTATCCGGACACGATCTGCGGCGTCGTCTATCAGAACCAGGATTGGTATAACCGCTGCCAGTTTTCCTTCGCGTGCGATCGCATTCCCGATCTTGTTCTGGCGCCCTGGCATTGGAAAACCGCCAAGGAAGTGGCGATGGCTGTCACCGCAGGCAAGATCTGGCTTCCGGAAGTGGGCTCCGCCACGCACTATCACGCGACCTATGTGCGGCCGCCGTGGGGCAGGACAATGGAGCGTGTCGCCAAGATCGGAAAGCATGTGTTCTACCGCACCTATGGCGGCGGCTGGATCTGATCATTTGGTCAAACGTTGCTGTTGCGGGGCGGAATCGATCACGCGAGTCTGCTCCCGCCCGGGCGCTCGCATCCGCGACAATCCGCGCATCCACGTGGAAAACTCAGCAACTCATTGATATCTTGAGATAAAATCCAGCTTTGTCAAAGCTTCGCTATGCCTTGACTATGCAACCACCTAAAACTATGTTGCGCCCGACTTCAAAACGGGCCGTAAGGTGGCTTGACCCTAGCCGTTATTGTGTCCGCATTAGGGCGGGAGCCACGGACGCAAGGACAGGGAGGACGCCATGGCGGAGGACCGCAAGGAAAGTCTGGAAGAGAGAATGAAGCGCCTCGATGCCGAGCTGGCGAAGAGGCGTACCGACGACAAGTTAGCCGACGCCGCCGAAGAGCGAGCAGCCGACAGCCGGAAGGGTTATGCGGTCGCCATGAAGCTCTCAAGCGAGTTTGTCGCCGCAATCATCGTCGGTGCCCTTCTGGGCTATCTTTTGGACCGTTTTGCGGGTACAGGGCCGTGGGGCATGATCGTGCTCCTGCTCCTGGGTTTTTGTGCAGGCGTGCTGAACGTGCTGAGGTCCGCCGGAAAGGTGGCCTCGCCGCATCCGATGGACAGGATGGCGGGACGGCGCGACGGAAATGGTAAGAGCGAGGATGGCGCGTAAGCGCAGTCCGATGAAGAATGTCTTCCGTCCGCGGGCGGGCAAACGAGAGAGATAAGCGGTGTCAAACGATCCGACCCATCAGTTCCTGGTCAACAAGATTGTTCCCATCGAAGTTGGTGGAATCGATTTCTCCTTCACCAACGCGTCGCTCTTCATGGTCGCATCCGCGGCCGTTGCCGCTGGCTTCCTCTACATGACGACGTCGCAGCGCGGGCTGATCCCCGGCCGCATGCAGTCCGTCTCCGAAATGTCCTACGAGTTCATTGCCAAGATGCTGCGCGAAGGCGCCGGCAGCCACGGCATGAAATTCTTCCCGATGGTCTTCTCGCTGTTCATGTTCATCCTGACTGCGAACCTGCTCGGGATGATGCCCTACTTTTTCACAGTCACGAGCCAGATCATCGTCACCTTCGCGCTGGCGCTCTTCGTCATCGGCACCGTGGTGGTCTACGGCTTCTTCAAGCACGGCTTCGGCTTCCTGAAGCTCTTCGTGCCGCATGGCGTTCCGGGCGCGCTGCTCCCGCTCGTCATTGCGATCGAAATCATTTCGTTCCTCTCCCGCCCGATCAGCCTCTCCGTTCGTCTTTTCGCGAACATGCTGGCCGGTCACATCACGCTCAAGGTGTTCGCAGGCTTCGTTGCCTCGCTCGGAGCCCTTGGCGCGCTCGGCGTGGGCGGTGCAGTTCTCCCCCTCATCATGACGGTCGCCCTGACCGGTCTCGAGTTCCTCGTGGCATTCCTGCAGGCATACGTTTTTGCGGTACTGACGTGCATGTACCTCAACGACGCGATCCACCCCGGCAGCCACTAAGGATACAGTCGTTGGTGCCGGAGGCACCAGTTACAAGCCGCAACAACCCATTCGAAGGAGTTCATCATGGAAGCGGAAGCAGCAAAGTTCATCGGTGCAGGTCTGGCTTGCTTTGGTATGGCCGGTACGGCTCTCGGCCTCGGCAACATCTTCGGCAACTACCTTGCCGGCGCTCTGCGCAATCCGTCTGCCGCTGACGGCCAGTTCGGCCGCCTCGTATTCGGCTTCGCCGTTACGGAAGCTCTGGGCATCTTCTCGCTGCTCATCGCTCTCCTCCTCCTCTTCGCCGTCTAATATCGGCTGAAGTCTGGACCATGGCCCGGCAACGGGCCGTGGTCCATGTAACATCTGAGAGTGCACCTGGAGGTGAGCATGTCTGCGACCCCGGCTCTGGCCGAGTCCACCCCTATCAAGATCGCTCAGGCTGAGACGACGACGGAAACGCACGACGCCGCTCCTGCGGGCGAGGTGCATACCGAAACCGGTGTCCCGCACGGCGAAGAACACGCGACCGGCGTCTTCCCGCCTTTCGACCAATCCACATTTGCTTCGCAGCTCCTCTGGCTGGCGATCACCTTCGGCGTCTTCTACCTGATCATGTCGAAGATCGTCATTCCGCGTATCGGCGGAATTCTGGAGAACCGCCACGACCGTATTGCTCAGGATCTCGACGAAGCGTCCCGTCTGAAGGCTGAAGCCGACGCCGCGATCGCGACATACGAGCAGGAACTCTCGGCCGCCAAGTCCAAGGGTCATGCTATCGCCGCTGATGCGCGCGACAGCGCCAAGGCTCGTGCCGACGCTGAACGTGCCAAGATCGAAACCTCGCTCCACGAGAAGATCGCGGCTGCTGAAACCCGGATCGCCGACATCAAGTCGAAGGCCCTGGCAGATGTTGGCTCGATCGCCGAGGAAACGGCAGCGGCTGTTGTCGAAAGCCTCATCGGCGGCAAGGTCGCCAAGGCGGACATCTCGTCTGCCGTCAAGTCGGCCGCGGCAGAGTAAGGAGCGCTTCTCATGGCATTTGATGCAACTTTCTTTGCATTCGTCGGTCTCGTACTCTTTCTCGCCCTGATCGTTTACCTGAAGGTGCCGGGCATGATGGCGAAGTCGCTTGACGCGCGCGCCGACAAGATCGGCAACGAGCTGGCGGAAGCCAAGCGCCTGCGTGAAGAGGCCCAGCACCTGCTGGCCGAATACCAGCGCAAGCGCAAGGACGCCGAAGCCGAGGCTGCAAGCATTGTCGCTGCCGCCGAGCGCGAAGCGGAAATGCTGACCGCCGAGGCCAAGCAGAAGACCGAGGAATACGTCACCCGTCGCACTGCTCTTTCCGAGCAGAAGATCAAGCAGGCCGAAGCGGACGCGATCAATGCAGTTCGCTCCGCAGCGGTTGATCTCGCCATTGCGGCTGCCGAAAGCGTCATTGTCGCCAAGAGCGATGCCGAGACCGGCAAGGCTCTGTTCGACAAGGCGATCGGTGAGGTCAAGTCTCGTCTGAACTGAGACACCAGGCAGATTGCATGATTTCAAAAGGCCGGAGAGATCCGGCCTTTTTTCGTTGTTGAACGTTCCTCCGATCCCCCGCTTCTCCGGATTGCCGGTTGGGGCAGCGCGACACCACTCAGGTGACGACGCTCCTTCTGCATGCTCCGACAGGCAGAGGAGGGTGGTAGATGTCCACCTGGATCACTCGAGGCTTCTCTGTCGCTGCAAGCAGATGTACTCGCACGAACCATTCGCTCGGCTGCACAACGGCCGGACCAGCGCGCTCCCGCCGGTGAATTCTGCTGCAGCATGGCACCGAAAGGTGGAAGCGGTCTCGGGAACAGGATGTGCTGAAGGATAGCGGGTAGAAGCCTGCAGAGCCGAATTCACGGATAGCCGCACGTGTTTTGCAGCGTAGGAGACGACCGTTAGGTCTGCAGACTGCGTGCGAAGCGCCCCGTATCAAAGATCGATCGGCAGTTCACCTTCTGCCGCGGCGTGCAGGATGTCATCGTCGTCCGTCTTGAAGGGACGGAAGCTCATACGGTGAATGGAGCAGGCGCCGAGTGTCGTGATCGCCTGGCGATGGACCGCAGTGGCGTAGCCGGCGTGAACAGCGAAGCCGTATCCGGGGTGAGTGGCATCCGCGCGCGCCATCATCCGGTCGCGCACGACCTTGGCGACGATCGAGGCTGCCGAGATGGAGAGCGACCGGGCGTCCCCCTTCACCACGGCCCGCCCGTCGCAGGAGAGTCCCGGAGGAACGTCGCGTCCGTCGGCGAGCACCAGCTTTGGTGTCACTTCCAGCCCCGCAACGGCCCGGCACATGGCGTCGAGGCTAGCCTTGCGGATATCCGTGCGGTCGATATGGCGCGCACCACTGGAAGCGACTGAGACAATCGAGGAGGCCAGGATCATAGAAAACAGGCTCTCCCGGATCTCGGCCGTCAGTTGCTTCGAATCGTGCAGGCCATCTGGAATGTTGTCGGGATCGAGAATCACGGCCGCGGCGACGACAGGGCCCGCAAGCGGTCCGCGGCCGGCCTCGTCGGTTCCCGCCACCGGCCACAGCCCGGATTTCATTGCAGAGAGTTCCATCTCGAAGTCCGGCCCTGAGGGCAGGTCGAAAAGGAGGCGGGAATCGGAGGATGCGCGTCGAGACATGCGGCGAAACTCGCACATCCTGCCGATTCCCTGCAAGTCCCCGGCAAGGGGCGGCGCCGGGGGAGGCCGGCGCCGCCGGGACAGGAGGGCGGGGCCGGAAGGTCGAATGCCTGTTGCGCGTCGACACGCGCCGCAGTCGGGGTGATGGGCCGCTAGACGCCGCGGCCGTTTCGATATCGCACTGCGCTTGAAGCAGCTTCGCAGGCGGCGTCCGGTTCCGGACGGCGCATCTCAGAGCAAGGATAGCTGCACGCCGCTACCGGATGGTGGCACGAAGAGGTCTGTCGCAAGCGATCTGCGGCTGCGGGTCAGTTCCAGCCGCTTCGTCGCCATCTCGAAACGCCGCGCGATCTGCCATGCATAGGGGCCGGCGCCCTTCATCCGCTTGCCGAATTCGGCGTCA contains:
- a CDS encoding F0F1 ATP synthase subunit B, with translation MSATPALAESTPIKIAQAETTTETHDAAPAGEVHTETGVPHGEEHATGVFPPFDQSTFASQLLWLAITFGVFYLIMSKIVIPRIGGILENRHDRIAQDLDEASRLKAEADAAIATYEQELSAAKSKGHAIAADARDSAKARADAERAKIETSLHEKIAAAETRIADIKSKALADVGSIAEETAAAVVESLIGGKVAKADISSAVKSAAAE
- a CDS encoding F0F1 ATP synthase subunit C, with translation MEAEAAKFIGAGLACFGMAGTALGLGNIFGNYLAGALRNPSAADGQFGRLVFGFAVTEALGIFSLLIALLLLFAV
- a CDS encoding ribonuclease HII encodes the protein MCEFRRMSRRASSDSRLLFDLPSGPDFEMELSAMKSGLWPVAGTDEAGRGPLAGPVVAAAVILDPDNIPDGLHDSKQLTAEIRESLFSMILASSIVSVASSGARHIDRTDIRKASLDAMCRAVAGLEVTPKLVLADGRDVPPGLSCDGRAVVKGDARSLSISAASIVAKVVRDRMMARADATHPGYGFAVHAGYATAVHRQAITTLGACSIHRMSFRPFKTDDDDILHAAAEGELPIDL
- a CDS encoding F0F1 ATP synthase subunit A; the protein is MSNDPTHQFLVNKIVPIEVGGIDFSFTNASLFMVASAAVAAGFLYMTTSQRGLIPGRMQSVSEMSYEFIAKMLREGAGSHGMKFFPMVFSLFMFILTANLLGMMPYFFTVTSQIIVTFALALFVIGTVVVYGFFKHGFGFLKLFVPHGVPGALLPLVIAIEIISFLSRPISLSVRLFANMLAGHITLKVFAGFVASLGALGALGVGGAVLPLIMTVALTGLEFLVAFLQAYVFAVLTCMYLNDAIHPGSH
- a CDS encoding AtpZ/AtpI family protein — encoded protein: MAEDRKESLEERMKRLDAELAKRRTDDKLADAAEERAADSRKGYAVAMKLSSEFVAAIIVGALLGYLLDRFAGTGPWGMIVLLLLGFCAGVLNVLRSAGKVASPHPMDRMAGRRDGNGKSEDGA
- a CDS encoding F0F1 ATP synthase subunit B; this encodes MAFDATFFAFVGLVLFLALIVYLKVPGMMAKSLDARADKIGNELAEAKRLREEAQHLLAEYQRKRKDAEAEAASIVAAAEREAEMLTAEAKQKTEEYVTRRTALSEQKIKQAEADAINAVRSAAVDLAIAAAESVIVAKSDAETGKALFDKAIGEVKSRLN
- a CDS encoding cell wall hydrolase; the protein is MRKRGVRIAGFWLPPLNWKAPLALGLGLFAAFPTDLAHSDLAAFLAGINRRGGNQEMVMTPSPAGSIHEVEIAFNDPITTGALDDGAGISLPGGAEAALRNEQKGKGGVPDEDRVTRGKKKGRIVAVTPVMPPKDFSAGSVLERTSSLLTPTFDGKERMTFTDPKIKGKEIAIATAFYKKKPIARDQSVPAMLASLVTSDKADILATAYARTEPDYARESPFDSILKPNTDEGRFVPQISPEDHAWAATALPAGVFTAAEQKCLTAGIYFEARGESLKGQAAVAQVILNRVRNPTYPDTICGVVYQNQDWYNRCQFSFACDRIPDLVLAPWHWKTAKEVAMAVTAGKIWLPEVGSATHYHATYVRPPWGRTMERVAKIGKHVFYRTYGGGWI